A section of the Neisseria dumasiana genome encodes:
- the aroA gene encoding 3-phosphoshikimate 1-carboxyvinyltransferase, whose amino-acid sequence MTESVRLPAATLKPSTVALPGSKSISNRTLLLAALSDNVCEIHSLLKSDDTDRMLEALEKLGVQLEFISEGRLKVHGTGGRFPNREADLFLGNAGTAFRPLTAALAVLGGNYHLHGVPRMHERPIGDLVDALRTAGADVQYLGNEHYPPLRIRERTDNGVRVIPIKGNVSSQFLTALLMALPLTGQAFEIHMVGELISKPYIDITLKLMAQFGVNVENQNYRVFKLPADAHYHAPENLYVEGDASSASYFLAAGLLSGEPVRVTGIGKNSIQGDVAFARELEKIGADVTWGDNFIEISRPAGHPIQAFDLDANHIPDAAMTLAVVALATGAPCTLRNIGSWRVKETDRIAAMAAELRKVGATVTEEPEAIHVIPPAALTPDAEIDTYDDHRMAMCFSLVSLLGVPVVINDPKCTHKTFPTYFEVFASLQK is encoded by the coding sequence ATGACCGAATCCGTCCGCCTGCCCGCCGCCACACTCAAGCCCTCCACCGTCGCCCTGCCCGGCTCCAAAAGCATCAGTAACCGCACGCTGCTCTTGGCGGCATTGTCGGACAATGTGTGCGAAATCCATTCTTTATTAAAATCCGACGACACCGACCGCATGCTCGAAGCCTTGGAAAAACTCGGTGTCCAACTGGAATTTATCTCGGAAGGCCGTCTGAAAGTGCACGGCACGGGCGGGCGTTTTCCCAACCGTGAGGCGGATTTGTTTCTCGGCAACGCAGGCACGGCGTTCCGCCCGCTTACCGCAGCCTTAGCTGTGTTGGGCGGCAACTACCACCTGCACGGCGTGCCGCGTATGCACGAACGCCCCATTGGCGATTTGGTCGATGCCCTGCGCACGGCCGGTGCCGATGTCCAATACCTCGGCAACGAACACTATCCGCCGCTGCGCATCCGCGAACGCACCGACAACGGCGTGCGCGTGATTCCGATTAAAGGCAACGTATCCAGCCAATTTTTGACCGCGCTCTTGATGGCGCTGCCGCTGACCGGCCAAGCGTTTGAAATCCACATGGTCGGCGAGCTGATTTCCAAACCCTATATCGACATTACGCTAAAACTGATGGCGCAATTCGGTGTTAACGTCGAAAACCAAAACTACCGCGTGTTCAAGCTGCCTGCCGACGCACACTACCATGCGCCGGAAAATCTGTATGTGGAAGGCGATGCTTCAAGCGCGTCTTATTTCCTCGCCGCCGGCCTGCTTTCCGGCGAACCCGTGCGCGTAACCGGTATCGGCAAAAACAGCATTCAGGGCGATGTCGCTTTTGCCCGCGAGTTGGAAAAAATCGGTGCCGATGTAACGTGGGGCGACAATTTTATCGAAATCTCCCGCCCTGCCGGCCACCCTATCCAAGCCTTTGATTTGGATGCCAACCACATTCCCGATGCCGCCATGACCTTAGCCGTCGTTGCCCTTGCCACCGGCGCACCGTGCACCCTGCGCAACATCGGCAGCTGGCGCGTGAAAGAAACCGACCGCATCGCAGCGATGGCGGCGGAACTGCGCAAAGTCGGCGCAACCGTTACCGAAGAGCCGGAAGCCATCCACGTCATTCCGCCCGCTGCGCTCACGCCCGACGCCGAAATCGACACCTACGACGACCACCGTATGGCCATGTGCTTCTCACTCGTTTCCCTGCTCGGCGTGCCCGTGGTCATCAACGATCCCAAATGCACCCACAAAACCTTTCCCACCTATTTCGA
- a CDS encoding SPFH domain-containing protein gives MDFSLFLSFPILILIAVVVFGFKSFTVVPQQEAYVVERLGRFYKILNPGLNILIPFIDRIAYKHTLKEIPLDVPSQVCITRDNTQLTVDGIIYFQVTDPKLASYGSSNYIMAITQLAQTTLRSVIGRMELDKTFEERDEINSIVVSALDEAAVSWGVKVLRYEIKDLVPPQEILRSMQAQITAEREKRARIAESEGRKIEQINLASGQREAEIQQSEGEMQAAINESNGDKIARINRAQGEAEALRLVAEANADAIRLIAAALQTPGGNEAVNLKVAEQYVEAFSKLAKENNTLIMPANVADIGSLVSAGLKIVEGNKTVK, from the coding sequence TCTTATTGCCGTTGTCGTATTCGGCTTCAAATCGTTTACCGTTGTGCCGCAACAGGAAGCCTATGTAGTCGAACGCTTGGGCCGCTTCTACAAAATCCTTAATCCCGGCCTGAACATCCTGATTCCGTTTATCGACCGCATCGCCTACAAACACACGTTGAAAGAAATCCCGCTCGACGTGCCGAGCCAAGTATGTATTACCCGCGACAACACCCAGCTCACCGTCGACGGTATCATCTATTTCCAAGTAACCGACCCGAAACTCGCTTCATACGGCTCGAGCAACTACATCATGGCGATTACCCAGCTTGCCCAAACCACGCTGCGTTCGGTTATCGGCCGCATGGAATTGGACAAAACCTTTGAAGAGCGCGACGAAATCAACAGCATCGTCGTTTCCGCGCTCGACGAAGCCGCCGTATCGTGGGGCGTAAAAGTGTTGCGCTACGAAATCAAAGACTTGGTGCCGCCGCAAGAAATCCTGCGTTCGATGCAGGCGCAAATTACCGCCGAACGCGAAAAACGCGCCCGCATCGCCGAATCGGAAGGCCGCAAAATCGAGCAGATCAACCTTGCCAGCGGCCAGCGCGAAGCCGAAATCCAACAGTCCGAAGGTGAAATGCAGGCCGCCATCAACGAATCAAACGGCGACAAAATCGCCCGCATCAACCGCGCCCAAGGCGAAGCCGAAGCCTTGCGCTTGGTGGCCGAGGCCAATGCCGATGCCATCCGCCTGATTGCCGCCGCCCTGCAAACTCCGGGCGGCAACGAAGCCGTGAACCTGAAAGTGGCCGAGCAATATGTAGAAGCCTTCAGCAAACTGGCCAAAGAAAACAACACGCTGATTATGCCCGCCAACGTGGCCGACATCGGCAGCTTGGTTTCTGCCGGACTGAAAATTGTCGAGGGCAATAAAACGGTGAAATAA